One window of Terriglobia bacterium genomic DNA carries:
- a CDS encoding prolyl oligopeptidase family serine peptidase — protein sequence MIFASEQDGWAHLYSISASGGKATLLTPGQFEFEDVALSADKKSVIYTSNQDDIDRRHVWRVPVAGGTPRPVSGGETIEWAPLETGDGKFVVCLGSTATSPAMPYFLTAQARQMIAKEALPTDFPSAELVTPKQVLFKSEDGLEIHGQLFVPPGRIAPGPALIFTHGGSMRQMMLGFHNMGYYHNAYAENQYLASLGYVVLSVNYRTGIMYGRAFRMAPNTGWRGGAEYQDVAAGAKYLRSLAYVDAQKIGLWGGSYGGYLTAMGLARNSDLFAAGVDMHGVHDWFSEARHWHPTLGEDAPDLEQAKKLALESSPISTIAQWRSPVLLIQGDDDRNVPFDQTVDLVQRLRAQKTPFETVVFPDEIHDFLLWRSWVRAYQATADFFDRVLKRGEKVGVPN from the coding sequence GTGATCTTCGCCAGCGAGCAGGACGGCTGGGCGCACCTGTACTCGATCTCCGCCAGCGGCGGCAAGGCAACGCTGCTCACGCCGGGCCAGTTCGAATTCGAAGATGTGGCGCTCAGCGCGGACAAGAAATCGGTGATCTACACTTCCAACCAGGACGACATCGATCGCCGTCACGTCTGGCGGGTGCCGGTCGCGGGCGGAACGCCGCGGCCAGTTTCGGGCGGGGAAACGATTGAATGGGCGCCCTTGGAGACGGGCGACGGGAAGTTCGTGGTCTGCCTCGGCTCGACCGCAACCTCGCCGGCCATGCCGTATTTCCTGACCGCGCAGGCCCGGCAGATGATCGCCAAAGAAGCGCTGCCCACGGATTTCCCCAGCGCCGAACTGGTCACGCCGAAGCAGGTGCTGTTCAAATCAGAAGACGGGCTGGAAATTCACGGCCAGCTTTTCGTCCCGCCGGGTCGCATAGCGCCTGGCCCCGCGCTCATCTTTACGCACGGCGGCTCGATGCGCCAGATGATGCTGGGCTTCCACAACATGGGTTACTACCACAACGCGTACGCCGAGAATCAGTACCTGGCGTCGCTCGGCTACGTGGTGCTCTCGGTGAACTACCGCACCGGGATCATGTACGGGCGCGCGTTTCGCATGGCGCCCAACACCGGCTGGCGCGGCGGAGCCGAATATCAGGATGTGGCCGCCGGGGCGAAATATCTGCGCTCGCTGGCCTACGTGGACGCGCAGAAGATTGGCTTGTGGGGCGGCTCCTACGGCGGGTATCTGACCGCGATGGGCCTGGCGCGCAACTCCGACCTGTTCGCCGCCGGGGTGGACATGCACGGCGTCCACGACTGGTTTTCGGAGGCGCGGCACTGGCACCCCACGCTGGGCGAAGACGCGCCTGACCTGGAGCAGGCCAAGAAGCTGGCGTTAGAGTCGTCGCCGATCTCGACGATTGCGCAGTGGCGCTCGCCGGTGTTGCTGATCCAAGGCGACGACGATCGCAACGTCCCGTTCGACCAAACCGTTGATCTGGTGCAGCGCCTGCGTGCCCAGAAGACGCCATTCGAAACCGTCGTCTTTCCCGACGAGATCCACGACTTCCTGCTGTGGCGAAGTTGGGTACGTGCCTACCAAGCGACGGCCGACTTTTTCGACCGCGTGCTGAAACGCGGCGAGAAAGTCGGAGTGCCGAACTAG